TGAGCCATTTTGTTAAGTGGccaaaatcattttctttgtggCAGTCATGTCCTCACAGTGTCTCCTGCTCAtcagtgcagtcagtgtgaaCAATGTGCCACCTGAACTATCCCCAACATTAAACTCAGAGCAAACCGAGCAGCAGACGTTCGTGTGGCTTTTGTGGGTTTTGCACTTCCTGCCACTTGACTGCGGGAGGAAGTGTCGTCTCAGTAATAAATTTAGGAAAGTTGTTTTGTCTGAGTTTTATTCTAATCAccacgtcttcttcttcttctcctgtccCACCTCCAGGAAATTACAACCACTTGGTGACAGCGCCGCAGCCTCTGGTGGTCGAGATCGGCACCGACTTTAATGCCTCTTGCATGGTCGTCGTCACCGATGAAGTGACTGCCGACGACCTCTACTGGGCCCTGTCTCAGAAGACGGTACCCAAAGAGCAGTACACCAAGATCAACAGGACGACCCTGAACGTCACCGTCCACATCAGTGGAGAAGATAAGGAGTGGTTGTACTGTCGCTCTCGGGGGGTTTCACCCTACGTTGTCCTGAATGAAGGCAAATTTATGCACGCGATCTATCTTCGCAAAGCCTGTAAGTGTctttttgctccatatgacaaagaaatcattttggtaaTGGAAGAAAGAGATCATGAGTATGTGTTTTAATTCCAGATCCTCCGAAACAGCCAGAGAATGTGACCTGTATCGCTCTCcaggacaaaaaagtcatctcCTCAACCGTCAAGTGTAACTGGGACACAGTGGGACGTCAAAGCAAAGACGTCGCTACTAAATACACGCTGAACTTCAATGTCATTGCGTGAGTACACTTCcccgtgtgtttgctgctttattttgctgtgagacacactttccCCACTGGAAACCGAAGGTTTTTGTCCCTTTTAGTGAAGCGCTCACACTCCCACGCCAAACTCCATAGAAGTAAATTGGCAGTTTTACATCGCAGCTCTCACTAGTTGTTGATCCATTTCTGCCTCATTCAGTCAGttataatgtaatgttttgtgaTTTTAGGCATGAGAAAAACCTTCATTCATATTTACAGCCgtgacacagcagctcctgtgtcgcccataagccaaaaacacagattttctctatggactttggtgtgggaggggGGAAATTCCTCTTCAAGATAATAAAACTAATCTTCTTAACAGTTATTCCAACCAAACTGTGAGCACTAAGGAGAACAGCGCCTTGGTGAATCTGAGCGTTTTCCCACATTTTATGGATGTGGAGTTTTGGGTGGAGGCGCACAACGCACTTGGGATGGTTGCGTCTGAGCATCTGAGAAAAGACGCTGGGTGTTTGGGTGAGTCTTCTGTCGAACTGATGTAACATATTGCGTGCTTCGTGAGtagtgttgatgatgatgatgatgatgatgacaacgaTGCCTCCTCTTCACCGCCTGTGTCACTGTAGTGAAAACAGATCCTCCAGCAGACGTCAAAGTCATCTCAGAGAAGACGTTTGCAACCTCCCTCCTCCTGAACTGGAGTCGTCCCATCAGTAAGGGATATGTCACCAAATTAACGTACGAAATCAGATTCTGCCAAAGTGGAGCTCACGAATGGACGTATGTAAGTACGAGGGGAAATCCCCTGCACCAGATTATATTAAAGATGATCACATTCATTTAGCCTTTAATGAAAGTTAAATGTCCAAGGCCTTATTGAACTTACCATTTATGATCTTTTTGCATACCAAAAaaagattcagttttaatgatttctttgttatattcaAGCATTAAACCCAGCTATATTGATTTCAGTGACATTGTTCTCTAGTaaaagttgttgctgttgtcgtTTAGGTTCCTCCTGGTGACATCGCAGATGACATAGAGTCCTTCAGACTCCAGAAACTTCAGCCACACAAGGTTTACGTGTCTCAGATCCGCTGCAAAACAGATAAAGCGCGCTGCCCTTACTGGAGCGAATGGAGCACCAACGCCACCAAGAGGACGCCGGAGGACCGTGAGTTTGATGGAAAACttgatgactttttttctcgtACGGTGAATTGTTAAATAGCTCTGTTTTGGTTTTCTCTGTCTCAGGACCAACGAGTAAACCAGATTTATGGAAGAAAGTTTATGAGGGCGTCGGCGAACGACGAGTGCAGATTATCTGTAAGGTAAATGAATTCAATTTCTGATACAGTGTCGGGACGTTTATGTCGCCTGGAGCGACTGATGTTTCACGTGCATTCTCTTCAAGactgtttgaaaatgtaaaacttGTTCTTCCAGGATCCCGTTTTCGCCAACGGGAGGATCACCCACTTTGACGTGAAGGTTCAAGAACAGAAGGATAAAACCTGGCGTGGGAGCTCAGAGGGGGAGAGTTTCCCAGTCAACAGGTCAGACGGCGACGCCGCGCACAGGACCATCACCCTCGTGAAGGAGATATACCTGGAAGACCAGAAATCCCTGCGAGTGTCCATCGCCGCGGTCAACTCTGTGGGGAAGTCGCCCCTGGCGTCGCTATCCATCCCAGACAAGGCACACGGTAGGTTTCCATGGTGACGCTGAGCGGTGACATTTTGTGCATTGACGGCGAGGAAGCTCTTGGTCCATTTCTAAACTCTGAAACTGAACCAAGAACAGAAAAagtcttcatacacacaaaactgACTGTAAACAGTGTCGTAtgtatgccaggcctgtatgtggcgctgtgagACCACCGAgtacaaactccaaacacaagaagacgatgatgatgataaagacAAACCATGACTtcatcattttcccaaagttgTGTGTTAGGCGTATACGATATGATGCGATACAAAACTTAGTGATTTGTAACCGTGTTTAACATAAATGAtgatggtgttgtgtgtgtgtgtgtgtgtgtgtgtcgcagagCTCCCCCCGGTGGAGGATCTGAGGGCGTGGCCTATCGACGGCCAGATGTGGGTGGAGTGGAAGCCGCACTACAGCACACG
This Solea solea chromosome 19, fSolSol10.1, whole genome shotgun sequence DNA region includes the following protein-coding sequences:
- the il6st gene encoding interleukin-6 receptor subunit beta, with product MASVGFVQMLLLACFTSAVATAGNYNHLVTAPQPLVVEIGTDFNASCMVVVTDEVTADDLYWALSQKTVPKEQYTKINRTTLNVTVHISGEDKEWLYCRSRGVSPYVVLNEGKFMHAIYLRKAYPPKQPENVTCIALQDKKVISSTVKCNWDTVGRQSKDVATKYTLNFNVIAYSNQTVSTKENSALVNLSVFPHFMDVEFWVEAHNALGMVASEHLRKDAGCLVKTDPPADVKVISEKTFATSLLLNWSRPISKGYVTKLTYEIRFCQSGAHEWTYVPPGDIADDIESFRLQKLQPHKVYVSQIRCKTDKARCPYWSEWSTNATKRTPEDRPTSKPDLWKKVYEGVGERRVQIICKDPVFANGRITHFDVKVQEQKDKTWRGSSEGESFPVNRSDGDAAHRTITLVKEIYLEDQKSLRVSIAAVNSVGKSPLASLSIPDKAHELPPVEDLRAWPIDGQMWVEWKPHYSTRSDRVTEYVVQWVSGDVLDWQRENRSTRLTVIKDHLPKFVCYTVSVYPVYSGWTGKPASVQVFQEQGAPLQGPVVSLNNKPQRNEAELVWTEIPPDRRQGFITGYTIFYSSGRETLTVVVPPNVTTYKLTSLTGNTKYDVWVSASTVVNSTQGSRHSFTTTKYASGEIELIVVGVSLGFLFFVIMTMLLCIYKKDVIKRNFWPQIPNPGESTIRNWSPDYPLRAETPKENCMSGISVLDMDASDGKSVFEEDKAVLPLKKDKYLSEEHSSGIGGSSCMSSPRQSVSDSDEGGDMVDTTASTVQYSSVVASSGYKGQTPSSQAPSQAVFSRSESTQPLLDSEENPDVQDGSRQCFFRHAAGNQDNFNQLLEAEQPEELETLSFCPLEEDAAATEQTPTEEPSSERRHPSALSSYMPQLGGYRPQ